DNA from Patescibacteria group bacterium:
GCCCGAGAGCTGTACCAAATACGACAAGTATTCCAAGCTCTTTTAATTCGAGTCCAAAAAGTAAAATACTAAATGACGCGAGCATGGCAAGCGCACCCGCCCCGCCGGCTATCAAAAACTCGCCATACCTCGGCGCTACATTGGTACCCTCGATCAAAAGCTGTACAGTTTTGACGGCGATAAAGTAACTCGCGGTAGACCCTACGATCCAGAGCGGCAAACGAAAGAGTAGTGTCGCCTCTCTGTCGCGACGCATCAAAATACCTATGGCAATAAAAATACCAAACATGATACCTGCCGTGTACCACGGCGCATCGCTCCATTGGTAGTAATGTTGGAGCGTATCGGTCGCAACTGCCGAGAGAAATCCTGATACCGCACCGAGCGCGCCAAACATAAGTGTGTTAGTAACCTTCATATATAGATAGTTTAATGCCCTCCTAGAGCCAAACAATGCACAAATAGAAAACCCCTCACCTTTCGGTTCGGGGTTCGCTACTATGGGTGTTCTCTGGTTTAATCTCGCCATCATCAGCATATATCTGACAAGTGGGCGGAACTCATAGGTACTTCTCTAGTGTATCAAACCGCTACCGGCGAGTCAAGGGCTCTGGGGATACCGCCCATCAGTCTTTTTTATCGAGCTTATCAAGACCAATCCACTTGACCCCAAAATACACAACAAGCGCTATGACCGTAAAGTCAATAAGCGTGCTGACAAAGTTGCCAACTCCAAATGATACAGGACCTATAGCGAGCTTCGCGTCCTTGAGATTTCCTGCCGCCCCCAATGCGAGACCGATGATGGGGTTTACGAGGTCGTTAACCACCGAGCTTACCACCCTTGATACAGCACCGCCCAAGATAAAACCGACAGCAAGTCCTACTACGCCCTGCTTGCGGACAAAATCGAGAAACCCCCGAAGATGCATGGTTAACAATTATTTAGAAAGGACTGGCGTCTCTCAAAATCTGCTGAGGTGATGGTGTGTTTTCAGCTCCGTTCTCGAGTAGAAGATTATTGATATAGTAAAGCGCGAGCATCCAGATAACAGTTGCGGTGATGACGCCTACCACAAAACCACTCAATGCGGACGCGACAACCTGTCCTAACTTGAAAGCGTATTTTTGTTTGTCATCGGAGACAAACGCCTTTCTTAAAGATGTGTACATAGAATGTATAAAAATAAATAATAAAAAGCTTTAAAAGCAACCTAAAGCCAGTATACCAAGAAATCTCCCCAGCAAAGAGTCACGACAGTGGATAGAAAAAATGAACGCAATGTTAGTATACGGCAATCTTGTACACTTAAAGACCCTATGGTATGAGTAGTTTGGGATTTGACAACAGGAGGTCACATGAAGCCGTTCGGACAATCATGATTGCCGTACTGCTTTGCCTCGCCACCTCGTGCAACGTGCCATCGCTCGACGGCACCGTATCCATCGCTCAACTTACGGGGAGTGAGGCGGATGCGCTCGAAGGCCTTCTCACCGCAATCTACAAACAAGAACTTGGCCGCGGCGTCATCGCATTCTACTCAACTACCTACTACCACATGCCGGAGGAAGATGGCTCCCCCACCATATCCGGAAACGGTGAACTCGATCCTCCCATCACAGTACTCTCTGCAGCGTGTAGTGAAATCGTCACATTTCGAGACGACACCCTCAAGCCTCGCCTCAAGGCAGCAGCTCTTTCAAAAGGGGTCCGCTGGACGCAGGACGGAAAAACGCAAGAGCTCGAGATCGTCGATGCATTCGTCGTGATCGACGAACATGGCGCGGGAGGTACGATGTATGACCGCAATATGATGATCAGCATCGTCCCCGTGCGCCTCAAGGTAACGCGCTGAACAAAACAGCAACACCACTCTTTTTCGTTAAAGGGTGGCTTTTTATTTCAAAATCTTTTTATTGGGTCGCCTATTGGACGAGTTCAGAACTTTGGATTGGGCTCAAATAGAGAATGGCCTTCGCACATTTCAACCTTATACCCTCAGCAGAACTTGAACCTACAATCAAAGTTTAAGCGACTTTAAATATTCGCTCATGGTGTTATGATACCGATCAGTATGTTTAACCTCTATATTGATGAATCCGGTAAACACGATCTTAAAACGATAGACCCACGCGCCCCCCACTTTTCTTTGGCTGGCATCCTAATCCACGATAACGGCAAATCAGATCTGAAAAACAAGGCCAACCAAATTAAATTTAAATATTGGGGAGATGTAAACATTGTTTTCCATGCTAATGACATTAGACAACAAACTGGGGATTTCGCCATATTCAAGGAAAAAAAATCGAAACTTACTATTGATGATTTTTATAGAGACCTATCAACCTTTTTGAATTACACCTTCAAAATCGGGCTGGTTTCAATAAATAAATCAACCTACTTGGCTCATAACCCAGTGGTAGCTCATGCGGTTTTACAGCTCCCGAGCGCTCATCCAGGAAGTAATTGGGAGAAACAAGTTAGGGGAACAGGAAATAATCTTTTAAAAAAAGTTTCGACTGAACTTCTCACAATGTATCTGGATTACTTAAATCGAAAAAAGGCAAATGGCGAAGTCATTATGGAGTCTTCAAATGAAGTTCAAGATACACTAATATACTCGGCCTACAACAGACTTCTAACGAGCGGCTTTCCTCCATTTGGGATGGATGCGACTACAGTGAGAAAGCACTTTA
Protein-coding regions in this window:
- a CDS encoding DUF3800 domain-containing protein, translating into MFNLYIDESGKHDLKTIDPRAPHFSLAGILIHDNGKSDLKNKANQIKFKYWGDVNIVFHANDIRQQTGDFAIFKEKKSKLTIDDFYRDLSTFLNYTFKIGLVSINKSTYLAHNPVVAHAVLQLPSAHPGSNWEKQVRGTGNNLLKKVSTELLTMYLDYLNRKKANGEVIMESSNEVQDTLIYSAYNRLLTSGFPPFGMDATTVRKHFTGISFVTKQNHDIESQVADIAAHYLSLESRLNDGVISSYHQKYDQDIIKILKSKTFSYRKVANGIPENSYFKMY
- a CDS encoding MscL family protein produces the protein MHLRGFLDFVRKQGVVGLAVGFILGGAVSRVVSSVVNDLVNPIIGLALGAAGNLKDAKLAIGPVSFGVGNFVSTLIDFTVIALVVYFGVKWIGLDKLDKKD